A section of the Parasteatoda tepidariorum isolate YZ-2023 chromosome 6, CAS_Ptep_4.0, whole genome shotgun sequence genome encodes:
- the LOC107438332 gene encoding plancitoxin-1-like: MLISLKVVVILSYFILYVGYYSCLYCKDENNKKVDWFILYKLPKISSDADIRHLEEGEAYAYITSRNAKEWKLSSKSISSDKSMLGQTWRQLKKKEKTATYLFYNDDPPKGYKGTASGHLKGFLAFGDHSGYWVMHTIPKFGLIKRYEYPKNAFKFGQCAICVHFNVSELNKICKHLLFTNPKIHLKQISDKMSSKLDKYSKSLFEKKPKFVRSGNLTNKSELKSAGYHVFISFAKASKCKKDLYGDIIAPGIKSSLLVETWRRGKNMNETCRTKYTVNDIVAINMTVKDGRRKKMIDFQSFEDHSKWAISTRNKMKWICITDMNRMVSQQKRGGGALCFQSSKVWSAFNNIIAETGEC, from the exons atgttaataagtCTTAAAGTAGTTgttattttgtcttattttatattatacgtGGGCTATTATTCTTGTTTATATTGcaaagatgaaaataataaaaaagttgacTG GTTCATTCTGTATAAGCTACCCAAAATTTCATCAGATGCCGATATTAGGCATCTTGAAGAGGGTGAAGCTTATGCCTACATTACATCACGAAATGCAAAAGAATGGAAATTGTCCTCTAAAAGCATAAGTTCCGATAAATCGATGCTAGGACAAACATGGAGACAactaaagaaaaaggaaaaa aCAGCAACCTACTTGTTCTATAATGATGATCCACCTAAAGGCTACAAAGGTACAGCTTCAGGTCACTTGAAAg gcTTTCTTGCATTTGGTGATCATTCTGGATATTGGGTGATGCATACCATTCCGAAATTCGGCTTGATAAAGCGTTATGAATACCCCAAAAACGCATTTAAGTTTGGACAATGCGCAATTTGTGTTCATTTCAATGTTtctgaactaaataaaatat GTAAACATTTGCTATTCACCAATCCAAAAATCCATCTGAAGCAAATATCTGATAAAATGAGTTCGAAACTtgacaaatattcaaaatcactGTTTGAGAAGAAGCCAAAATTTGTTCGATCTGGAAACCTGAcaaataaaagtgaattgaaAAGCGCAGGATACCACGTCTTCATCAGTTTTGCAAAGGCTAGCAAATGTAAAAAAG atttataTGGCGATATCATTGCACCTGGCATTAAATCATCCCTACTGGTTGAAACATGGCGAAGAGGAAAGAATATGAACGAAACTTGCAGAACCAAATACACTGTAAACGATATTGTGGCTATCAATATGACTGTAAAAGAtggcagaagaaaaaaaatgattgattttcaATCATTTGAAGATCACAGTAAATGGGCCATTTCAACCAGGAATAAGATGAAATGGATTTGCATCACGGATATGAACAGAATG